A genomic stretch from Brassica napus cultivar Da-Ae unplaced genomic scaffold, Da-Ae ScsIHWf_127;HRSCAF=226, whole genome shotgun sequence includes:
- the LOC106444351 gene encoding uncharacterized protein At4g04775-like: MSNVSGASSGSSSGRSGGRVFGVPRICHCGVQIMELVSKSSNNPYRRYYRCGYAVSKKLSNDNHTFKWVDEAYLDEIEALKMKNASLAAKLETVTMERNEFERIVFENVQMKLEKEIFERVEEALVESSSTMKKMMVVVVVLCMVMVGFSKLFG, encoded by the exons ATGAGTAACGTGTCTGGAGCTTCTAGTGGTTCGTCAAGTGGACGTTCTGGAGGCAGAGTGTTTGGTGTGCCGAGAATTTGTCATTGTGGGGTTCAAATAATGGAATTGGTTTCTAAATCCAGCAACAATCCGTATCGGCGTTACTATCGTTGCGGATATGCTGTATCTAAGAAG CTCTCGAATGACAACCACACTTTCAAGTGGGTCGATGAGGCTTATTTAGATGAGATAGAggcattaaaaatgaaaaatgctTCACTTGCGGCAAAACTGGAGACAGTTACAATGGAGAGGAATGAGTTTGAGAGAATAGTGTTTGAGAATGTGCAAATGAAGCTTGAAAAGGAGATTTTCGAGAGAGTTGAAGAGGCTTTGGTTGAATCATCTTCTACGATGAAGAAAATGAtggttgttgtagttgttttgtGTATGGTCATGGTTGGGTTTAGTAAGCTCTTTGGTTGA
- the LOC106444341 gene encoding PAN domain-containing protein At5g03700-like has translation MVMKIITFSFLICLIYKLQGHCKSDINLGFTLPLSAPIEYTPGFIGKAYLMETETSSRREPSFKAALTMESSDYKGRYLCSIQVFLGDVRVWSSGHYTKMYVSSKCIFELTEDGDMRLKRSNKRVGWRSGTSGQGIERLEIQSTGNLVLLDAMNMIKWQSFYFPTDVMLSGQRLDVATQLTSFPRDSTMFYSFEVLRDKIALFLNLDKLKYSYWEYKPIENNTVNFLRLGPNGLDIYDDNSHRIGRIEQPLTRFLAIGNITGNLGLYSYKPDKGKFEATFQALSNTCDLPVACKPYGICTSSKSCSCIKVMSKGDCNSNEEEWLSMKRLCDHEMVELEGVTTVLRNGTEARNVSKERCEELCKKDCECRGASYSVPDESCVMYGVVMGVKEIERVSGLSYMVKIPKGVRLSDEKSNVRKWVVGLVGGIDALVILLLLSGFGFYYIRKRRKRSSQPQPQPQPQPQPQLQEEPNT, from the exons ATGGTGATGAAGATCATTACATTCAGTTTCTTAATTTGCTTAATCTATAAACTCCAAGGTCACTGCAAAtcagatatcaaccttggtttTACTCTGCCACTCTCTGCTCCTATAGAATACACTCCTGGATTTATTGGCAAAGCTTATTTAATGGAGACAGAAACATCATCAAGAAGGGAACCAAGTTTCAAAGCCGCATTAACGATGGAGTCAAGCGATTATAAGGGACGATATTTGTGCTCTATCCAAGTTTTCCTTGGAGATGTAAGAGTTTGGAGTTCAGGGCATTACACAAAGATGTATGTTTCTAGCAAATGCATCTTCGAGCTCACAGAAGATGGAGACATGAGGTTAAAGAGAAGCAATAAGCGCGTTGGATGGCGAAGTGGAACCTCAGGACAAGGCATTGAG AGGTTGGAGATACAAAGCACAGGGAATCTAGTGTTGCTTGATGCTATGAATATGATCAAGTGGCAAAGTTTTTACTTCCCAACAGATGTGATGCTGAGTGGTCAGAGACTTGATGTGGCTACGCAACTAACTTCATTCCCAAGAGACTCGACTATGTTCTACTCTTTTGAAGTTCTACGTGACAAGATTGCTCTCTTCCTCAACTTGGACAAGCTCAAGTACTCTTACTGGGAGTACAAACCTATAGAGAACAACACAGTCAACTTCTTGAGATTAGGGCCAAATGGTCTTGACATATATGATGATAACAGCCATAGGATAGGGAGAATAGAGCAGCCCTTGACCAGATTCTTGGCTATTGGGAACATAACCGGTAATCTAGGTCTTTACTCGTATAAACCGGACAAGGGAAAGTTCGAGGCAACGTTTCAAGCTTTGAGCAACACGTGTGATCTTCCAGTAGCGTGTAAACCATATGGAATCTGCACATCTTCCAAGTCTTGTTCTTGCATTAAAGTTATGAGCAAAGGAGACTGCAACAGCAACGAGGAGGAATGGCTTTCGATGAAGAGGCTATGCGATCACGAGATGGTTGAGCTAGAAGGAGTCACGACGGTGCTGAGAAACGGTACTGAAGCGAGGAACGTGAGCAAAGAAAGATGTGAGGAGTTGTGTAAGAAAGACTGTGAGTGTAGAGGGGCGAGTTACTCTGTCCCTGATGAGAGTTGTGTGATGTATGGGGTTGTGATGGGTGTTAAGGAGATTGAGAGAGTGAGTGGGTTGAGTTATATGGTGAAGATACCTAAAGGAGTGAGGTTGAGTGATGAGAAGTCTAATGTGAGAAAATGGGTTGTGGGGTTAGTTGGAGGGATTGATGCCCTTGTCATATTGCTGCTTCTGtctggttttggtttttattacATTAGGAAGCGACGGAAGAGATCTTCACAGCCACAGCCACAGCCACAGCCGCAGCCACAACCACAGCTGCAGGAAGAGCCCAATACATAA
- the LOC125596753 gene encoding uncharacterized protein LOC125596753, producing the protein MSVVPIIGEGEFEIDDEEVEREEFELDELLRNFVSEPPIQHDVLPESDEDNEEEEDPEAPQRMRTHIRRGDGHLYRDQTFFNGVAFKDRVLDYALWTRCNIRQYRYDKDKLGFECAGLGENDEACGWKIYASILPKDKIWRVRLFVDNHTCEVNGECEMVKVPVIARLFVNKIREEPAYYMPMKIEELIMANWSISVSRPQCQAGRNKALKWIKSEHDQQFARLKDYAAEIVESNPGSSVEVDTFQNDEGQDVFNRIYICFDALRNTWKESCRPLIGLDGCFLKRRIKGQLLVALGRDANNAIYPIAWAVVKVENNENWQWFMQKLKVDLDLKDGDNYIAVSDRSPGLIRAIKIELPKMEHRKCVRHIYGNLKKKHGNKKQMKSYIWSVAWSYNEAKYQQNLDRLSCYDTGVYTDVMATNPRSWCRAFFKLGNYCEDVENNSTESFNSSINKAREKPFVHMLETIARLAMVRIATRSRESHEHQGKFFSILLISKNINSVNLIGSLFVRKMYTICAESSR; encoded by the exons ATGTCTGTAGTACCTATAATCGGCGAAGGAGAGTTCGaaattgatgatgaagaagttgagcGAGAAGAGTTTGAACTCGACGAATTGTTGCGAAATTTCGTGAGTGAGCCGCCAATTCAGCATGACGTCTTGCCTGAGAGTGATGAAGataatgaggaagaagaagatcctGAAGCCCCACAGAGAATGAGGACGCATATACGCCGTGGTGATGGGCATTTGTACCGAGACCAGACATTCTTCAATGGTGTGGCTTTCAAAGACAGAGTCCTCGATTATGCTCTTTGGACTCGCTGCAATATCAGACAATACAGGTATGATAAGGATAAGCTTGGTTTCGAATGTGCTGGTCTTGGTGAGAATGATGAAGCTTGTGGCTGGAAAATTTATGCTTCGATCCTTCCGAAGGATAAAATTTGGAGAGTTAGGTTGTTTGTAGATAACCACACATGTGAGGTTAATGGAGAGTGTGAGATGGTGAAGGTCCCTGTGATAGCTAGGTTGTTTGTGAACAAGATCCGTGAAGAGCCGGCATACTATATGCCTATGAAGATCGAGGAATTGATCATGGCAAATTGGTCTATTAGTGTGTCTAGGCCTCAGTGTCAAGCTGGTAGGAATAAAGCTTTGAAGTGGATTAAGAGTGAACATGATCAACAGTTTGCACGCCTTAAAGATTATGCTGCCGAGATAGTAGAATCAAATCCTGGTTCTTCTGTTGAAGTAGACACGTTCCAGAATGATGAAGGTCAAGATGTCTTCAATCGAATCTATATTTGCTTTGACGCCCTAAGGAATACTTGGAAGGAGAGTTGTAGGCCATTGATAGGACTTGATGGTTGCTTTCTCAAAAGAAGAATCAAGGGACAGTTATTGGTTGCTTTAGGTAGAGATGCAAACAATGCAATTTATCCAATAGCTTGGGCTGTTGTAAAGGTGGAAAATAACGAGAATTGGCAATGGTTTATGCAAAAACtgaaggttgatttggatcTAAAGGATGGTGACAATTACATTGCTGTCTCAGACCGTAGCCCg GGATTGATCAGAGCTATTAAGATAGAGTTGCCTAAGATGGAGCATCGGAAGTGTGTAAGACACATCTACgggaatttgaagaagaaacatGGCAACAAAAAACAGATGAAGTCTTACATATGGAGTGTAGCATGGAGCTACAATGAAGCAAAGTATCAGCAAAACTTGGACAGGTTAAGTTGCTACGATACAGGTGTGTATACAGATGTTATGGCTACAAATCCGAGGAGTTGGTGCCGAGCTTTCTTCAAGCTGGGAAATTACTGCGAAGATGTGGAGAACAACTCGACAGAGTCCTTTAACAGCTCCATCAACAAGGCAAGAGAGAAGCCATTTGTGCATATGCTCGAAACAATAGCAAGACTTGCTATGGTGCGTATAGCCACAAGATCCAGAGAATCTCATGAACACCAAGGTAAGTTTTTTTCAATACTtctaatatctaaaaatataaattcagtTAACTTAATTGGCTCTCTCTTTGTCAGGAAAATGTACACCATATGTGCAGAGAGTTCTCGCTAA
- the LOC125596749 gene encoding prosaposin-like — MGPKAGTFVLFLLGLTFLSDARSFLHQPTLSEEVSKNENVCTLCEEYVTSALAYLEKNETQTQILEDLHDQCSLIRGFEQQCVTLVDYYLPLFFLHLESFQPHYFCKRMNLCGHVVALVQEARQDTCDVCHRTVSEILIKLQDPDTQLDVIELLLKGCKSFKNYEYQCKKLVFEYGPLILVNAEEFLVKNDICTLLRACPNKQTVLRLPGSADS; from the exons ATGGGACCCAAAGCTGGAACCTTTGTTCTTTTCTTGCTGGGTTTGACCTTTCTTTCCGACGCTAGATCCTTCCTTCATCAGCCCACCCTCTCAG AGGAAGTATCCAAGAACGAAAACGTGTGCACTCTTTGTGAGGAGTATGTTACCTCTGCTCTCGCCTACCTTGAGAAAAACGAAACACAGACTCAGATACTAGAGGACCTTCATGATCAGTGTTCCCTTATCCGCGGATTCGAGCAGCAg TGCGTAACTTTGGTTGACTACTATCTCCCTCTGTTCTTCTTGCACCTCGAGTCCTTCCAACCTCATTATTTCTGCAAGAGGATGAATCTCTGTGGTCACGTCGTTGCTCTTGTACAAGAAGCTCGTCAGGATACTTGCGATGTCTGCCACAGGACTGTTTCTGAGATTCTCATCAAACTACAAGATCCTGACACACAG CTGGATGTAATTGAGCTGCTTCTTAAGGGGTGCAAATCGTTCAAGAACTATGAATAC CAGTGCAAGAAGTTGGTGTTCGAGTATGGACCTTTGATCCTCGTAAATGCAGAGGAGTTCCTAGTGAAAAACGACATCTGCACACTCTTACGCGCCTGTCCGAACAAGCAAACGGTTCTAAGGCTGCCAGGGTCGGCGGATTCTTGA
- the LOC106444342 gene encoding short-chain dehydrogenase reductase 2a, with protein sequence MPAQVITEQTFQSLHDTIMEDTNSTLFHKRLEGKVAIITGGAHGIGKATVKLFARHGATVVIADVDATAGSSLAKSISSSQVAFISCDVSVEADVENLVNVTIARYGRLDVLFNNAGVLGDQKKHKSILDFNAEEFDQVMRVNVRGAGLGMKHAARAMIKRGFKGCIISTASVAGVMGGMGPHAYTASKHAIVGLTKNAACELGRYGIRVNCISPFGVATSMLVNAWRKTSGCGDMEDGDDVEEMEEFVRSLANLKGETLRATDIAEAALYLASDESKYVNGHNLVVDGGVTTARNCVGL encoded by the exons ATGCCGGCTCAAGTGATCACTGAGCAGACCTTTCAATCCCTCCACGACACCATCATGGAGGATACAAATTCAACTTTATTTCATAAGAG GTTGGAAGGAAAAGTAGCCATCATAACCGGAGGAGCACATGGGATCGGCAAAGCTACCGTCAAGCTATTCGCGAGACACGGTGCCACGGTGGTGATCGCTGACGTGGACGCCACAGCCGGATCTTCCCTGGCTAAATCGATCTCATCATCCCAAGTCGCCTTCATAAGCTGCGATGTCTCGGTCGAAGCTGACGTGGAAAACCTAGTGAACGTGACCATCGCACGTTACGGTCGGCTTGACGTGCTATTCAACAACGCAGGAGTTCTCGGAGACCAGAAGAAACACAAAAGCATATTAGACTTCAACGCTGAAGAGTTCGACCAAGTGATGCGTGTGAACGTGCGAGGCGCAGGGCTCGGCATGAAACACGCGGCACGTGCCATGATTAAAAGAGGCTTTAAAGGTTGTATAATCTCGACGGCGAGTGTGGCGGGCGTTATGGGTGGAATGGGCCCACATGCTTACACGGCGTCGAAGCATGCGATCGTTGGACTGACCAAGAACGCAGCTTGTGAGCTCGGGAGGTATGGGATTAGGGTTAACTGCATATCACCGTTTGGAGTTGCTACGTCGATGCTGGTGAACGCGTGGAGGAAGACGAGTGGATGTGGTGACATGGAAGATGGTGATGATGTAGAGGAGATGGAGGAGTTCGTGAGGAGTTTGGCTAATTTGAAAGGAGAGACATTGAGAGCGACGGATATAGCTGAAGCGGCGTTGTATTTGGCGAGTGATGAGTCAAAGTATGTTAATGGACATAACCTTGTTGTTGACGGGGGTGTTACGACTGCGAGGAACTGTGTTGGTTTGTGA